A stretch of Longimicrobium sp. DNA encodes these proteins:
- a CDS encoding ribonuclease H: protein MSEPLVFIYADESCLGNQFKHQKRPGGAAGVVEYWHLQKGWIRRDFWTSEPDTTNNRMAIRSALIPLEALRGPSRVVFTTDSRYLVDGMSEWVHGWSARGWKRKTGEIENLEAWRALVEAARRHRIEWKWVKGHAGHPQNEYANHLAIVAASKQIDSGGLVPSKFEEWIAQEQEKERYLDYFPMPPENYEFKPARAAPRR from the coding sequence ATGTCCGAGCCGCTGGTCTTCATCTACGCCGACGAGAGCTGCCTGGGGAACCAGTTCAAGCACCAGAAGCGCCCCGGCGGCGCCGCCGGCGTGGTGGAGTACTGGCACCTGCAGAAGGGCTGGATCCGGCGCGACTTCTGGACGTCGGAGCCCGACACCACCAACAACCGCATGGCCATCCGCAGCGCGCTGATCCCGCTGGAGGCGCTCAGGGGCCCCTCGCGCGTGGTGTTCACCACCGACAGCCGCTACCTGGTGGACGGGATGAGCGAGTGGGTGCACGGGTGGTCGGCGCGCGGGTGGAAGCGCAAGACGGGCGAGATCGAGAACCTGGAGGCGTGGCGCGCGCTGGTGGAGGCCGCCCGCCGCCACCGCATCGAGTGGAAGTGGGTGAAGGGCCACGCCGGCCACCCGCAGAACGAGTACGCCAACCACCTGGCCATCGTCGCCGCCTCGAAGCAGATCGACAGCGGCGGCCTGGTGCCGTCCAAGTTCGAAGAGTGGATCGCCCAGGAGCAGGAGAAGGAGCGCTACCTCGACTACTTCCCGATGCCGCCCGAGAACTACGAGTTCAAGCCCGCCCGCGCCGCCCCGCGCCGCTGA
- a CDS encoding HD domain-containing phosphohydrolase, whose amino-acid sequence MIVSDREEVVAELEPILRAGEHLALSVSNGDEALRILDEGLVPDLVISDLGSERSLEGIEYVWRFREMNRVGRHMVVVEEGAPFSAVFGRGTAALPEQVTALPRPFAPDDVRRRVEDAVLHMGRELHALRAEVWREIARMQQAMRDMQRETVNALAATIAARDPYMHGHSTRVAELCRRVARVMQVPDAEAELLETAATLHEIGKGSIPLELLHKTEPLSPEELERIRSHARAGAEIVRGVPSLRRIAPLIEHQGSDYVDLGLHLDAASPEFLLAGILRVVDAYDAMVSPRSYRGPLPRDYWENVLQGGAGKRFHPQVVDAFLRLMSPAPRPEARIP is encoded by the coding sequence ATGATCGTCAGCGACCGCGAAGAGGTAGTCGCGGAGCTGGAGCCCATCCTGCGCGCGGGCGAGCACCTGGCGCTCTCGGTCTCCAACGGCGACGAGGCGCTGCGCATCCTGGACGAGGGGCTGGTCCCCGACCTGGTGATCAGCGACCTGGGCTCGGAGCGCTCGCTGGAGGGGATCGAGTACGTCTGGCGCTTCCGCGAGATGAACCGCGTGGGGCGCCACATGGTGGTGGTCGAGGAGGGCGCGCCGTTCTCGGCGGTGTTCGGCCGCGGCACCGCGGCGCTCCCCGAGCAGGTGACCGCGCTCCCCCGCCCCTTCGCCCCCGACGACGTGCGCCGGCGCGTGGAGGACGCGGTGCTGCACATGGGCCGCGAGCTGCACGCGCTGCGCGCCGAGGTGTGGCGCGAGATCGCGCGGATGCAGCAGGCCATGCGCGACATGCAGCGCGAGACGGTGAACGCGCTGGCCGCGACCATCGCCGCCCGCGACCCCTACATGCACGGCCACTCCACCCGCGTGGCCGAGCTCTGCCGCCGCGTCGCCCGCGTGATGCAGGTGCCCGACGCCGAGGCCGAGCTCCTGGAGACCGCCGCCACCCTGCACGAGATCGGCAAGGGGAGCATCCCGCTGGAGCTGCTGCACAAGACCGAGCCGCTCTCGCCCGAAGAGCTGGAGCGCATCCGCTCGCACGCCCGCGCGGGCGCCGAGATCGTGCGCGGGGTGCCTTCCTTGCGCCGCATCGCCCCGCTCATCGAGCACCAGGGGAGCGACTACGTGGACCTGGGGCTGCACCTGGACGCCGCCTCCCCCGAGTTCCTCCTGGCAGGCATCCTCCGCGTGGTCGACGCCTACGACGCCATGGTGTCGCCCCGGAGCTACCGCGGCCCCCTCCCGCGCGACTACTGGGAGAACGTGCTCCAGGGCGGCGCC
- a CDS encoding YceI family protein: MVPPSLARRSIPLCTAVLLAAAADPAAAQTRYELVPAETRVSFDASATMGRFSGRAQRVSGWVDVGDAETLAGTRGEVSVDAGSFGTGIALRNRHLRDEMEVERYPWIRFVLERVTPSGGAAEGGRAVTLHGRLTIKAATREVEIPATVTQSDGTLTVDGQLPAKFTEYGMRPPTRMGGMTRVRDELTLRFHVVFRRAGS; this comes from the coding sequence ATGGTCCCGCCGTCCCTCGCCCGCCGGTCGATCCCACTCTGCACCGCCGTCCTCCTCGCCGCCGCCGCGGACCCGGCCGCCGCGCAGACGCGCTACGAGCTGGTGCCGGCGGAGACGCGCGTGTCGTTCGACGCGAGCGCCACGATGGGGCGCTTCAGCGGGCGGGCGCAGCGGGTGAGCGGCTGGGTGGACGTGGGCGACGCGGAGACGCTCGCCGGGACGCGCGGCGAGGTGAGCGTGGACGCGGGGAGCTTCGGGACGGGGATCGCGCTGCGCAACCGGCACCTGCGCGACGAGATGGAGGTCGAGCGGTACCCGTGGATCCGCTTCGTCCTGGAGCGCGTCACCCCCTCCGGGGGCGCGGCGGAGGGCGGGCGCGCGGTGACGCTGCACGGGCGGCTCACCATCAAGGCGGCCACGCGCGAGGTGGAGATCCCCGCCACCGTGACGCAGTCGGACGGCACCCTCACCGTCGACGGCCAGCTCCCGGCGAAGTTCACCGAGTACGGCATGCGCCCGCCGACCCGCATGGGCGGGATGACCCGCGTGCGCGACGAGCTGACACTGCGCTTCCACGTCGTCTTCCGCCGGGCGGGAAGCTGA